From one Lycium ferocissimum isolate CSIRO_LF1 chromosome 7, AGI_CSIRO_Lferr_CH_V1, whole genome shotgun sequence genomic stretch:
- the LOC132062577 gene encoding protein SUPPRESSOR OF K(+) TRANSPORT GROWTH DEFECT 1-like, which translates to MYSNFKEQAIEYVKQAIHEDNAGNYAKAFPLYMNALEYFKTHLKYEKNPKIKEAISQKFTEYLRRAEEIRAVLDEYCGTGPGLNGGDAAVTTRPKTPKDEEGGGGGGTSSSSGGGGTGC; encoded by the coding sequence ATGTATAGCAATTTCAAGGAACAAGCGATTGAGTATGTGAAGCAAGCAATACACGAAGATAACGCTGGGAACTATGCAAAAGCATTTCCTCTTTACATGAACGCTTTGGAGTATTTCAAAACCCATTTGAAGTACGAGAAGAACCCTAAGATTAAGGAGGCGATTTCTCAGAAATTTACCGAGTATTTGCGCCGGGCGGAGGAGATCCGGGCGGTGTTGGATGAGTACTGTGGAACTGGGCCTGGCCTCAATGGAGGGGACGCGGCTGTGACTACCAGGCCCAAGACGCCTAAGGATGAAgaaggtggtggtggtggagggaCGAGCAGTTCAAGTGGAGGTGGTGGCACTGGATGTTGA